Within Paenibacillus sabinae T27, the genomic segment ATCTGTTTGTCGCGAATTTAGACCCGGAGACGGCAGTGGAACAGTATAAAGCGAAGGTGGTCGGTCCCTACCGGGGTGTCCTGCCCGATTCGGTGATCTCCACGATGGAAGAACAGTTGTCGGGTGCATGTACCGTAGAAATTGCTGCTTTCGATGAGTTTACGACCCTCCTGACCGATGAACAATTGAGATCGCAATTTGATCATATCCTGTTTGATACCGCGCCCACAGGCCACACGCTGCGCCTTCTTCAGCTGCCGGCCGCATGGAACGGATTTCTGGAAGAAAGTACTCACGGAGCTTCCTGTCTGGGCCCGCTGGCCGGACTGGAGCGTAAGAAAGAGGTCTACGAGCAGGCTGTACGGACGTTATCGGATCAACTTGAAACGACTTTGGTGCTAGTAACACGCCCGGATCGGACACCTCTGCTGGAATCGGCAAGGGCCGCTGAGGAACTCCGAGAGATCGGCGTCACCCATCAAATATTGATCGTTAACGGACTGCTTCTAAAGCCGGAATCAGAGGACTCGATTTCATTTGGGCTGTATGAACGGCAGCAGACCGCTTTACGCGCAATGCCTCATCCACTCACAAATCTGTCAGTATTCCATATTCCACTGGTCGCTTACAACATCCTGGGAGTCGACCGTATGCGGCAACTCTTTAAACCGGCTGAGCCTGTTTCCCTTGAAGCTGCACCCGAGGAAGCGCCGCCCCAATTGCCGTCTCTATCTGCCCTGATCGACGATGTCGAACAAGCCGGCATCCGCATATTGTTCACGATGGGCAAAGGCGGAGTGGGTAAAACAACCGTCGCTTCCGCCCTGGCGGTTGGTTTAGCGGAACGCGGTCATAACGTTCACCTCAGCACAACGGATCCCGCCGCTCACATCGAGAGCCTATTGGGCACGGATACCGGATTGATATCTCTAAGCAAAATCGACCCTAAGGCTGAAGTTGATCTGTATCGGCAAGAGGTCATCAGTCAGAATGCCGAACTGCTGGATGAAGAAGGCCTTGCTGTTCTTGAGGAGGACTTACGGTCACCCTGTACGGAAGAAATCGCAGTATTCCGGGCTTTTGCCGAACTTGTTGAACGCTCCAAAGACCAGATCGTAGTCATCGATACCGCACCTACCGGCCATACGCTTCTCTTGCTGGATGCCAGCGAGGAATATCACAAAGAAGTTGCCCGGTCTGCAGGTGAGGTCCCGGATTCAGTTCGAAAGCTTCTTCCAAGGCTCCGCAATGCGAAGGAAACGGCAGTAATTATCGTAACCTTGGCAGAAGCGACTCCTTTTTATGAGGCCTCCCGGCTGGAGGAAGACTTGAAGCGCGCCGAAATCTCCGTAAGATGGTGGACCATTAACCAGAGTTTGGCTGCCTCCGGGACAGAAGACCCGATATTGAAAGGCAGAGCCATGGCGGAGGTTCCATGGATTCGGGAAATCAATAACAGGTCCGACGGTCAAGCGGTGATTATTCCATGGAGACCGAAAGAGATCCGCGGAGTAGAGCAGTTGACTGAACTTGTACATCTTCAATAAACGATGTGAAAAAGGTAGTACCAATTTGATTAAATAGATTAACAAAAGGGAGATTCATATGACTAAAACATATCAAGCTTTGGTAGAAGACAAAATTTATTTTGGCGGAGCTCAAGACGTTGAACAAATGGTTACGGACGAAGGCGTCGAGGTCGTCGTAGATCTGCGTGAAGAGGCGGAGGAATGCGCATATCCGGCAGATACCGTTCAGTGGATTAAAGTCCCATTGGGAGACCATGCAACAGAACCGGAAGCAGAGCTCTTCCGTACGGCAATTCAGGAAGTTGTAGGCGCTTATCGGGCAGGAAAGAAAGTTGCCTTCCACTGCGGCGGGGGAAGAGGACGCACGGGCACCGTGGCGGTCGGAACTCTGCGCGAATTG encodes:
- the arsA gene encoding arsenical pump-driving ATPase; protein product: MSTRFDPLAILRTPYLFFTGKGGVGKTSTACAAAVALADSGKKVLLVSTDPASNLQDAFGLELSNLPIAIEGVPNLFVANLDPETAVEQYKAKVVGPYRGVLPDSVISTMEEQLSGACTVEIAAFDEFTTLLTDEQLRSQFDHILFDTAPTGHTLRLLQLPAAWNGFLEESTHGASCLGPLAGLERKKEVYEQAVRTLSDQLETTLVLVTRPDRTPLLESARAAEELREIGVTHQILIVNGLLLKPESEDSISFGLYERQQTALRAMPHPLTNLSVFHIPLVAYNILGVDRMRQLFKPAEPVSLEAAPEEAPPQLPSLSALIDDVEQAGIRILFTMGKGGVGKTTVASALAVGLAERGHNVHLSTTDPAAHIESLLGTDTGLISLSKIDPKAEVDLYRQEVISQNAELLDEEGLAVLEEDLRSPCTEEIAVFRAFAELVERSKDQIVVIDTAPTGHTLLLLDASEEYHKEVARSAGEVPDSVRKLLPRLRNAKETAVIIVTLAEATPFYEASRLEEDLKRAEISVRWWTINQSLAASGTEDPILKGRAMAEVPWIREINNRSDGQAVIIPWRPKEIRGVEQLTELVHLQ
- a CDS encoding protein-tyrosine phosphatase family protein, with amino-acid sequence MTKTYQALVEDKIYFGGAQDVEQMVTDEGVEVVVDLREEAEECAYPADTVQWIKVPLGDHATEPEAELFRTAIQEVVGAYRAGKKVAFHCGGGRGRTGTVAVGTLRELGLADSLEEAEQQAKAIRPSIAVKPIQWESLRAIYPN